The proteins below are encoded in one region of Reichenbachiella sp. 5M10:
- a CDS encoding OmpA family protein → MKQSISYILILISLVFVQGAMGQSTNLELEFKKAYKNGVTAYKKGDYKEAVTQFETALKYKSYHENSWYYAGMAFMNDHNPERAVYCLKRLEDINPDYNPWIYSYIGNAYILMDDLPKAQRYFEKFYDFIPKEPKDVSTLHLARNRIEYTKRSPEIRGSKNSEDQPQPLVNVNSSAHDYTPQVNPTGTRLYFTSVRQGGFDNVKDSSRANHYGEDVYFSNFENGTWQAPVLMPEPINSTTDDFGSSFTGDGQTMVYVRCGTEESIGGCDLYIAYLIDGQWTEPTNMGNVVNSSAWDSQPTINSDGTRIIFSSTRDGGYGESDLYVTSLNQYGEWGIPSNLGSVVNTPLSDKSPYIASDGKSLYYASEGHPGYGESDIFYTLFDNGKWGVPINVGAPINSSGDDTNFSISASGMGYFASSRLDANNYDLFEMELPDHLKPKPSIVVQGVVSNANTGAPIGAVVLIEDMVTGELIALNKSNDETGEYLIVLPAGRSYSVSASKDGYFFYSQSFDLPKDTNYMEISKDILLEPIEKGTKVVLNNIFFESGRAELKPISYVELNKAVQLLTDNSTMVIEVGGHTDNVGSDELNLKLSQARADAVVAYMVLAGVEETRLQSKGYGESVPIADNTTEEGRKANRRTEFVIVEF, encoded by the coding sequence ATGAAACAATCGATCAGTTATATACTCATTCTCATCTCTCTTGTATTCGTGCAAGGTGCTATGGGACAATCTACAAACCTAGAGCTAGAGTTTAAGAAGGCCTATAAAAATGGTGTGACAGCCTACAAAAAAGGTGATTACAAAGAAGCTGTGACGCAGTTTGAGACGGCTCTTAAATACAAAAGCTACCATGAAAACTCATGGTACTACGCAGGGATGGCTTTTATGAATGACCACAACCCCGAACGTGCGGTGTATTGTCTCAAAAGGCTAGAGGATATCAATCCAGATTACAATCCTTGGATATACAGCTATATAGGTAACGCCTACATCCTCATGGATGATCTACCAAAGGCGCAACGCTATTTTGAGAAGTTTTACGATTTCATACCTAAGGAGCCAAAAGATGTGTCTACACTGCATTTGGCCAGAAATAGAATTGAATATACCAAAAGAAGTCCTGAGATCAGAGGGTCTAAGAATAGTGAAGACCAGCCACAACCTTTGGTGAATGTTAACAGTAGTGCACATGACTATACACCTCAAGTGAACCCCACAGGGACGAGGCTATACTTCACTAGTGTACGACAAGGTGGGTTTGATAATGTCAAGGATAGTTCTCGTGCCAATCATTATGGAGAGGATGTTTACTTCTCGAATTTTGAAAATGGGACTTGGCAGGCGCCAGTGTTGATGCCTGAACCTATCAATTCTACGACGGATGATTTTGGTTCGTCATTCACCGGTGACGGTCAGACGATGGTCTATGTACGCTGTGGTACCGAGGAGAGTATAGGAGGGTGTGATTTGTATATCGCCTATCTCATAGATGGACAATGGACTGAACCTACCAATATGGGTAATGTGGTCAATAGCAGCGCTTGGGATTCTCAACCTACCATCAATTCGGATGGCACGAGGATTATTTTTTCGTCGACACGTGATGGAGGGTATGGCGAATCGGATTTGTATGTGACCTCTCTCAATCAGTACGGGGAGTGGGGTATTCCGTCCAACCTTGGTAGTGTTGTCAATACACCATTGAGTGACAAGAGTCCGTATATTGCTTCGGATGGGAAATCTCTGTACTATGCCTCAGAAGGACATCCAGGGTATGGCGAGTCAGACATCTTTTACACTTTGTTTGACAATGGTAAATGGGGTGTGCCAATCAATGTTGGGGCACCAATCAATTCGTCTGGTGATGATACCAACTTTAGTATTTCTGCCTCGGGGATGGGATACTTTGCTTCGTCACGCTTGGATGCGAATAATTATGACTTGTTCGAAATGGAGTTGCCAGACCATTTGAAACCTAAGCCATCGATTGTTGTGCAGGGAGTTGTTTCCAATGCCAATACTGGTGCGCCGATCGGGGCAGTGGTATTGATAGAGGATATGGTGACAGGTGAGCTGATCGCACTCAACAAAAGTAATGATGAGACGGGGGAGTATTTGATAGTCTTGCCGGCTGGACGAAGCTATAGTGTGTCTGCTAGCAAGGATGGTTATTTCTTTTATTCACAAAGTTTTGATTTGCCGAAGGATACAAACTACATGGAGATTTCAAAGGATATATTGTTGGAACCTATAGAAAAGGGAACCAAGGTGGTATTGAATAATATTTTCTTTGAATCAGGTAGAGCAGAATTGAAGCCCATTTCTTATGTCGAACTCAACAAGGCCGTGCAGCTCTTGACTGATAACTCGACAATGGTGATCGAAGTAGGAGGACACACAGACAATGTAGGGTCTGACGAACTCAACCTGAAGTTGTCTCAAGCCAGAGCCGATGCAGTGGTAGCCTATATGGTACTCGCTGGTGTGGAAGAGACGAGGCTCCAGTCCAAGGGGTATGGCGAGTCTGTGCCGATTGCTGACAATACAACCGAGGAAGGACGTAAGGCCAACCGTAGAACTGAATTTGTAATCGTCGAATTTTAG
- a CDS encoding copper resistance protein NlpE N-terminal domain-containing protein gives MRWKKGKVVFEWQWLLLLAVMLGCLPNKAEEGSDQSVDGLYVGVLPCADCPGVNTQLELREEGSYRLGRQYLGENKKWYWESGYWMIEREVEFNLLTLVAERQGLSTSGVWEC, from the coding sequence ATGCGCTGGAAGAAAGGAAAGGTAGTCTTTGAATGGCAGTGGTTATTACTGCTTGCGGTCATGTTGGGGTGCTTGCCCAACAAGGCTGAAGAAGGGTCTGACCAGTCAGTTGATGGGTTGTACGTAGGGGTATTGCCTTGTGCGGATTGCCCTGGTGTCAATACTCAGTTGGAATTGAGAGAAGAGGGAAGCTATCGTTTGGGAAGACAATACCTCGGCGAAAATAAAAAATGGTATTGGGAGTCTGGATATTGGATGATAGAGAGGGAAGTAGAATTCAACTTGTTGACGCTAGTGGCAGAGAGACAAGGGCTCAGTACATCTGGAGTGTGGGAATGTTGA